A window of Corallococcus macrosporus DSM 14697 contains these coding sequences:
- a CDS encoding luciferase family protein, with protein MRSRCSVPLLLVAQFLVMAACTSPEKEAPRPPSGAAAVAPLAPEPGFTLPSRHGPRPETSDAPPGTPLAHMQLSQQSPPALQEQLFLRASVLPGVRVAPSGISVPGARAFWLHPEVARGPRAAFQVGTEFAHIHPAHDGSLHMKFPPDMAAQVFQQGWGVPHPRSGTPMVFGPRTAEELEVVWQLLLRAYAWARTGQVVGLRVE; from the coding sequence ATGCGTTCCCGTTGCTCCGTGCCGCTGCTGCTCGTGGCGCAATTCCTGGTCATGGCCGCGTGCACCTCTCCCGAAAAGGAAGCCCCTCGGCCTCCGTCCGGCGCCGCCGCCGTGGCGCCGCTGGCGCCGGAGCCCGGCTTCACGCTGCCCAGCCGGCACGGCCCCCGGCCCGAGACGAGCGACGCGCCCCCGGGAACGCCGCTGGCGCACATGCAGCTCAGCCAGCAGTCCCCTCCGGCGCTGCAGGAGCAGCTCTTCCTGCGGGCCTCGGTCCTCCCGGGTGTGCGCGTGGCGCCCAGCGGCATCTCCGTCCCCGGGGCGCGCGCCTTCTGGCTCCACCCGGAGGTCGCGCGGGGCCCCAGGGCGGCGTTCCAGGTGGGCACCGAGTTCGCCCACATCCACCCGGCGCACGACGGCAGCCTCCACATGAAGTTCCCGCCGGACATGGCCGCGCAGGTGTTCCAGCAGGGCTGGGGCGTGCCGCATCCCCGCTCCGGGACGCCCATGGTCTTCGGGCCTCGGACGGCCGAGGAGCTGGAGGTCGTCTGGCAGTTGCTGCTGCGCGCCTACGCCTGGGCCCGGACGGGCCAGGTGGTGGGCCTGCGCGTCGAGTGA
- a CDS encoding LysR family transcriptional regulator → MEEVVPYFTFAEVVRIGSFTAAARALGLSKATVSKQVMQLEASLGVRLLHRTTRKLSLTAEGQSLYVRCQRILAELEAAKAEALLLRRKPRGRLRVSIPMTFGLLRVLPAVPEFLARYPEIELDIQLDDRVVDLVEHGFDVCIRIAQLPDSSLVARKIASSQRVICATPAYLERHGTPRKPQELKQHRCLQYTYLASGTAWRLRGKEGEVLVETGGPMQANSSLALKLAVLGHAGIAQFPMFAVWEELRDGHLVTVLDDYALPELSIWAVHAPGRTVTPKIRAWVDFLARRFEGEPGWSEALSPEPE, encoded by the coding sequence ATGGAAGAAGTGGTGCCCTACTTCACGTTCGCCGAGGTGGTCCGCATCGGCAGCTTCACCGCCGCGGCCCGCGCGCTGGGCCTGTCGAAGGCCACGGTGAGCAAGCAGGTGATGCAGTTGGAGGCCTCGCTGGGCGTGCGCCTGCTGCACCGCACGACGCGGAAGCTGTCGCTGACGGCCGAGGGCCAGTCCCTGTACGTGCGCTGCCAGCGCATCCTCGCGGAGCTGGAGGCGGCGAAGGCGGAGGCCCTGCTGCTGCGGCGCAAGCCCCGGGGGCGGCTGCGCGTGAGCATCCCCATGACGTTCGGCCTGCTGCGGGTGCTCCCCGCGGTGCCGGAGTTCCTCGCGCGCTATCCGGAGATAGAGCTCGACATCCAGCTCGACGACCGCGTCGTCGACCTGGTGGAGCACGGCTTCGACGTCTGCATCCGGATTGCCCAGCTCCCCGACTCGTCGCTCGTCGCCCGGAAAATCGCCTCCAGCCAGCGGGTCATCTGCGCGACGCCCGCGTACCTGGAGCGCCATGGCACGCCGCGCAAGCCCCAGGAGCTGAAGCAGCACCGGTGCCTGCAGTACACCTACCTGGCGTCGGGGACGGCCTGGCGCCTGCGCGGCAAGGAGGGCGAGGTCCTGGTGGAGACGGGCGGGCCCATGCAGGCCAACAGCAGCCTGGCCCTGAAGCTGGCGGTGCTGGGGCACGCCGGCATCGCGCAGTTCCCCATGTTCGCCGTCTGGGAGGAGCTGCGTGACGGCCACCTGGTGACGGTGCTCGACGACTACGCGCTGCCCGAGCTGTCCATCTGGGCCGTGCATGCGCCCGGCCGCACCGTCACCCCCAAGATTCGCGCGTGGGTGGACTTCCTGGCCCGGCGCTTCGAGGGCGAGCCGGGCTGGAGCGAGGCGCTGTCCCCGGAGCCGGAGTGA
- a CDS encoding PaaI family thioesterase: MTTLSEHAQAHSRALLEHAYQRYCGLRLIEQRPGFCQCSLRVTEAIDNLSHTLHGGVIYSMLDVVSMLATLPLLGPDEYALTSSFNSMMLSATPLGTEVLFEATVLRGGRNLIFTQCQAWKLKPGGERTQVASAQLSKLRMRHDWRANAPVR, translated from the coding sequence ATGACGACGCTCAGTGAACATGCCCAGGCACACTCCCGGGCCCTGCTGGAGCACGCCTACCAGCGCTACTGCGGCCTGCGGCTGATTGAGCAGCGCCCGGGCTTCTGCCAGTGCAGCCTCCGCGTCACGGAGGCCATCGACAACCTCAGCCACACCCTCCATGGCGGCGTCATCTACTCCATGCTGGACGTGGTCAGCATGCTGGCCACCCTGCCCCTGCTCGGGCCCGACGAGTACGCGCTGACCAGCAGCTTCAACAGCATGATGTTGTCCGCCACGCCCCTGGGCACCGAGGTCCTGTTCGAGGCCACCGTCCTCCGCGGCGGGCGCAACCTCATCTTCACCCAGTGCCAGGCCTGGAAGCTCAAGCCCGGCGGCGAGCGGACGCAGGTCGCCTCGGCGCAGCTGAGCAAGCTGCGCATGCGCCACGACTGGCGGGCCAACGCCCCGGTCAGGTAG
- a CDS encoding NAD-dependent epimerase/dehydratase family protein codes for MRTLVTGATGYIGSAVVDALARAGHHVLGLARSDDARRKLAARGVQALAGDLAEAAGLAALTEQVDAIVWTATTNSEAVDAPAVAAALRAMEGTGKRFIYTSGVWVHGDTRGAVVDEDSPLEAAELVAWRPAVEQRVLSAPGVRGVVIRPGIVYGRTGGIPMMLAASARDDGAARYVGTGENRWPVVFIEDLAQLYVRALEQAPAGTVLVAVQGPSVQVKEIATAASEGAGARGNTRAWPLEDARKQFGAFADALALDQQLTSRRAEQLLGWTPRGPGILEELRTGSYARR; via the coding sequence ATGAGAACCCTTGTCACAGGCGCGACTGGATACATCGGCTCGGCCGTCGTGGACGCGCTCGCGCGGGCGGGCCACCACGTCCTCGGACTGGCGCGCTCGGACGACGCGCGCCGCAAGCTCGCCGCCCGCGGCGTGCAGGCCCTGGCCGGAGACCTGGCGGAGGCCGCGGGGCTCGCCGCGCTCACCGAGCAGGTGGACGCGATTGTCTGGACGGCGACGACCAACAGCGAGGCCGTGGACGCGCCGGCCGTCGCCGCGGCGCTGCGGGCCATGGAAGGCACCGGCAAGCGCTTCATCTACACCAGCGGCGTCTGGGTGCACGGCGACACGCGGGGCGCGGTCGTCGACGAGGACAGCCCGCTGGAGGCGGCGGAGCTCGTGGCGTGGCGCCCCGCGGTGGAGCAGCGCGTGCTCAGCGCGCCCGGGGTGCGGGGGGTCGTCATCCGCCCGGGCATCGTGTACGGCCGCACTGGCGGCATCCCCATGATGCTCGCCGCCTCCGCGCGCGACGACGGCGCGGCGCGCTACGTGGGCACGGGTGAGAACCGCTGGCCCGTGGTGTTCATCGAGGACCTGGCCCAGCTCTACGTGCGCGCGCTCGAGCAGGCGCCCGCGGGGACCGTGCTCGTCGCCGTGCAGGGCCCCTCCGTGCAGGTGAAGGAGATCGCCACCGCCGCGAGCGAGGGCGCGGGGGCCCGGGGCAACACGCGCGCCTGGCCCCTGGAGGACGCCCGGAAGCAGTTCGGCGCCTTCGCGGACGCGCTGGCGCTGGACCAGCAGCTCACGTCCCGGCGCGCGGAGCAGTTGCTGGGGTGGACCCCGCGCGGGCCAGGCATCCTGGAAGAGCTGCGCACCGGCTCCTACGCGCGCCGCTGA
- a CDS encoding acyl-CoA dehydrogenase family protein, translated as MTEHYRDQVRAFVDQHVRPHVDGWEAGGAYPLELHALAGREGLLALGHPPGTLPEDAPALAVLVEELTRGGAQGITMGLASHFVSLGLVQGGDARLAAEVIPAVLGGDQRIVLALTEPQAGSDLRALQCRAEPDGGLYRLTGEKAFICNGGRAELLVVGAVLEGALGLFLVKGSAPGLSHARRDCLGWRCLPLASLRFEAAPARLLLAGKQASRLLQQCLLQERLNLAVMAVGSAQLAQEAAVAHCRERRVGGAPLLEKSAIRQRLAERHAALSVARLYVDQAVRWRASGQLTAAQAAIAKNVAVDTLEQVARDAVQVHGAHGCVEPALVERIYRDARLLAIGGGAREVMLEIIGRAL; from the coding sequence ATGACGGAACACTACCGCGACCAGGTGCGCGCCTTCGTCGACCAGCACGTGCGCCCGCACGTGGACGGGTGGGAGGCGGGCGGCGCCTACCCGCTGGAGCTCCACGCGCTGGCGGGGCGCGAGGGCCTGCTGGCCCTGGGGCACCCGCCGGGCACGCTCCCCGAGGACGCCCCCGCGCTCGCGGTGCTCGTCGAGGAGCTGACGCGCGGCGGGGCCCAGGGCATCACCATGGGCCTGGCCTCGCACTTCGTCAGCCTGGGGCTCGTCCAGGGCGGGGACGCGCGGCTGGCCGCCGAGGTCATCCCCGCGGTGCTGGGCGGCGACCAGCGCATCGTCCTGGCCCTGACGGAGCCCCAGGCCGGCTCGGACCTCCGCGCGCTCCAGTGCCGGGCCGAGCCCGACGGCGGACTGTACCGGCTGACGGGCGAGAAGGCCTTCATCTGCAACGGCGGGCGCGCGGAGCTGCTGGTGGTGGGCGCCGTCCTGGAGGGGGCCCTGGGCCTGTTCCTGGTGAAGGGCTCCGCCCCGGGCCTGAGCCACGCGCGGCGCGACTGCCTCGGGTGGCGCTGCCTGCCGCTGGCGTCGCTCCGTTTCGAGGCGGCGCCCGCGCGGCTGCTCCTCGCCGGGAAGCAGGCCAGCCGGCTGCTCCAGCAGTGCCTGCTCCAGGAGCGGCTGAACCTCGCCGTCATGGCGGTGGGCTCGGCCCAGCTCGCCCAGGAGGCCGCCGTGGCGCACTGCCGCGAGCGGCGCGTGGGCGGCGCCCCGCTGCTGGAGAAGTCCGCCATCCGCCAGCGCCTGGCCGAGCGGCACGCGGCGCTGAGCGTGGCGCGCCTCTACGTGGACCAGGCGGTGCGCTGGCGGGCCAGCGGGCAGCTCACGGCGGCGCAGGCCGCCATCGCGAAGAACGTGGCGGTGGACACGCTGGAGCAGGTCGCGCGCGACGCGGTCCAGGTCCACGGCGCGCACGGCTGCGTGGAGCCGGCGCTCGTCGAGCGCATCTACCGCGACGCGCGGCTGCTCGCCATTGGCGGCGGGGCGCGCGAGGTCATGCTGGAAATCATCGGACGGGCCCTGTGA
- a CDS encoding FAD-dependent monooxygenase: protein MRVAIIGAGLNGLACAVMLKRFGVDCVVFERGKGPRDSGTGIYVWPQAMQILRFVLGTRDFLSRGQPIEYLDTHDKQGRLIHSQPVRPEGLGLPAPAMMFLRTELFRLLASCLEEDDIHYGMGCERLENVGDQVRITFSSGHAFDFDLAVGADGVSSTTRAFVNPGLEPHATGLVASRGVVTYDSPLLHFDRCQIFTANHSRVVTYPLSQARALRYWFAAYQHHDRPLLDRAGLLELFAELPADVLRMIDQTPDEAILTHKLSALTGGGHWYRGRVVMLGDSIHAMLPTLGYGLTLGLENGFMLAQALVGHCDAELETALMRYEIRAARRSREMLQVMDDITRLYYFEPEGQVSPTRLQPIVQRFQQLARSTVF, encoded by the coding sequence GTGAGGGTGGCCATCATCGGCGCGGGCCTCAACGGGCTGGCGTGCGCCGTCATGCTCAAGCGCTTCGGCGTGGACTGCGTCGTCTTCGAGCGGGGCAAGGGGCCCCGCGACTCGGGGACGGGCATCTACGTGTGGCCCCAGGCGATGCAGATCCTCCGCTTCGTGCTCGGCACCCGGGACTTCCTCTCCCGGGGGCAGCCCATCGAGTACCTGGACACGCACGACAAGCAGGGCCGGCTCATCCACAGCCAGCCGGTGCGCCCGGAGGGCCTGGGCCTGCCCGCGCCAGCGATGATGTTCCTCCGCACGGAGCTCTTCCGCCTGCTCGCCTCGTGCCTGGAGGAGGATGACATCCACTACGGCATGGGGTGTGAGCGCCTGGAGAACGTGGGTGACCAGGTGCGCATCACCTTCAGCAGCGGCCACGCGTTCGACTTCGACCTGGCCGTGGGCGCGGACGGCGTGTCGTCGACGACGCGGGCCTTCGTCAACCCCGGGCTGGAGCCGCACGCCACGGGGCTGGTGGCGAGCCGGGGCGTGGTGACGTACGACTCGCCCCTGCTCCACTTCGACCGCTGTCAAATCTTCACCGCCAACCACTCCCGGGTGGTCACCTATCCCCTGTCCCAGGCGCGCGCGCTGCGCTACTGGTTCGCCGCCTACCAGCACCACGACCGGCCCCTGCTCGACCGCGCGGGCCTGCTCGAGCTGTTCGCCGAGCTCCCGGCGGACGTGCTGCGGATGATTGACCAGACGCCGGACGAGGCCATCCTCACCCACAAGCTCAGCGCGCTGACGGGGGGCGGCCACTGGTACCGGGGCCGGGTGGTGATGCTGGGGGACAGCATCCACGCCATGCTCCCGACGCTGGGCTACGGCCTGACGCTGGGGCTGGAGAACGGCTTCATGCTGGCCCAGGCGCTGGTGGGCCACTGCGACGCGGAGCTGGAGACGGCGCTCATGCGCTACGAAATCCGGGCGGCGCGGCGCTCGCGGGAGATGCTCCAGGTGATGGACGACATCACCCGGCTCTACTACTTCGAGCCGGAGGGGCAGGTGTCTCCCACGCGGCTGCAGCCCATCGTCCAGCGCTTCCAGCAGCTCGCGCGAAGCACGGTCTTCTAG